The nucleotide sequence GTCGGTTCCTCTTCCTAAAGAGCAGGTCCCGATCACCATCGATCCCTATATCCACTCATTTTTAGTCAGCAGCGACTGGTACAAAATCAAATTGAGAAACTTTAACCGTATTCCAATCTTAATTTGCTCAATTTGAAGAATGCTACACAGCCTAGATTTCCTGCCTTCCGCAGGCAAGGTTTGCCTACTTTTTCATCAATGGAAAAAGTAGGTAATATTATTTAAGAAAAACATTATTGAATTTGTCTATTCATAACATTGCGGATACACAAATAATATTATGTACTTTTGCCTTTTCAAAATACGGAGATATGAATTCAGAAAGGAACTGGTTTGTGATGTACACTGCCCCACGGGCGGAGAAGAAAGTAGCAAAGAGGCTAGAAGAAAACAATATTGAAGTATACCTACCCATCATAGAGGAAATCAGGCAATGGAGCGACCGAAAGAAAAAGGTACAGCGCCCACTTTTCAATGGCTATATCTTTGTAAGAATTGAACACAACAGACTCTGGGAAGCCTTGCAGGTACAGGGAGCCGTAAAATTCGTCAACTTTTCAGGGACCCATGCCCGAGTGCGGGAAGAGGAAATTGAGGCCATCAAAAGAATTGTCAATACTGGCGTAGCGGTAGAAGTGGATAGCTCAGAAATCCAAGAAGGTGAAAAAGTCAAAATCCTAGGTGGGCCACTACAGGGTTTTGAAGGAGAATGCATCCAAAAAGGCAACCAAGATTACTTTATTATCCGTGTACCAAGTATCCATCAAACGGTCATGGTCAATGTCCCTAGAAAATTCTTGGAAGTAATTTCATAGCCTTTTTCAAAATCCAAAACAGAAACCATCTTAGATAAATAAAACTCAATAGCCTTATCGGTTTTCCCGATCAAAAACTTAATGTCCTTAACCCCTTAATACCTTAATGGTGCACTTTTTTACAATCAAACACCCAATACTCTTATCCTCTTCATCCCCCAATGGTTCTAATTTTAAGATCAAAAACTTAATGTTCTTAACCCCTTAATGCCTTAATGGTGCACTTTTTTTTACAATCAAACACCCAATACCCTTATCCTCTTCATCCCCCAATGGTTCTAATTTTAAGATCAAAAACTTAACGACCTTAACTCCTTAATGCCTTAATGGTTCATTTTTTTACAATCAAACACCCAATACCCTTATCCTCTTCATCCCCCAATGGTTCTAATTTTAAGATCAAAAACTTAATGTCCTTAACCCCTTAATGCCTTAATGGTGCACTTTTTTTACAATCAAACACCCAATACCCTTATCCCTTTCATGCCACAATGGTTCTAATTTTAAGATCAAAAACTTAATGTCCTTAACTCCTTAATGCCTTAATGTTGATTCCTTCAACCACCTACCACACATACACAACTAACAATCAGAGGATTACCAAACAACCCCACCAATTATAAGCGCCCATTATCGGAAATAATAGGGCTTCTTTTTCTCAAACAACTTCCTAAACCTGTTTCCCGTCAAAGCACTGAACCCGCCTATTAGAAAACCAATTAGCCCAGTAAGCGTCATCACCACGCCCCTTCCTCCTAACTGCATGATTTCTCCCATCATTTCAGGCAAGGGAGAACCTGTGCCAAGGCTGATCCAAATACTTTGTCCAAACCATGCTAGGCCCACCCCTATCGCTGCTGAAAAAAATGCAAGGGAACCCTCTCCCCCTAGTGTTGCTCCCAATATGCCCCATACCACCATCATTAACCAATAGCCTAGAAAATGCCCCAAAACCATGGTTATCAAAGCATATACAATAATATATATTACAAATTTCATAAGTCTTTTAATTAGGAACCATTGTAGTGGAATATAATAAATGCTCAGTCTGATCACTGCTCCTTAATCCAAAATCAAGATACTTTCCTTCTGCCCAAAGCGGGATCATATTATCATAAAACTTACTGCCCGGATTTCCCGATTGTCCTCCGGGATAAATACCAAATGCATTCACTTTATCCCCCAACTCTACCACCATTCTCCAACTCGCCCCATGTCTACTGCTAGTGGCGTTGATAATGCTTTTCCCTCCTCCCGTTTTAATATTTTGATGACTAAAAGCAGCAAAATTCGGAACCAAATGCAAAATGCTGGTTCCCTTATAACGGTACCAATTTAAATTCTCATCCTTTTCTACTAAAGTACTCCATTCCTCAACAGCCTCAAAAAAAGTACTTTCTATATGATCACTGGCCGTTTCAACCTTTGCATTTGTTGCCGCCTGATCAAAAATGCTATCATTGGGCGTTTCTATCAAAAATTTGGCTGTTCTATAATTATCCGGAAGTACTATGGCCCCGGGGATTTCTGACAACTTCCTCCATACACTGCTGCGCAGTTTTTCCCACCAAATATCAAATATCACCGGTGCCGTTTTCTCTGGATCCGCATAAAAATCCCATCGGGACAAAGTATCTATCAACGCTGTTGCAGGGCTTTCAAATACCTGACTACTATCAGCGGTCAAATAATTCAGCATTACCGGAAGTACTTCCGCAGCATGCAAATTATAATCATCAAATTGCAATGACTTGATATCCTCCACAGAAATATCCTGCATTTCCGTTAACCTGGAATTGATCCTTCTGTTTCTATACTCCTCAAAACTATCATCAAATATATAGTAAGGATAATCAGACCCTACCGAATATTGGTTTGCGGAACTCACAAATCCCCTATCAGGATTTAAGGTCGCCGGATTTTGTTCATTAGGAATATAGCCAGTCCACTCATACCTGGCATCATTGCCATCCATAAGGTATTTTCCCTGCTCAGGCCATTTCAGGGGGAATTTACCCTGTACCTTCAGGGCGATATCCCCCTCCTTGCTGGCAAAGGCAAAATTCTGTGCCGGGGCGGTAAAATGATCCAAGGCAGCAATAAAATCATCATGGTCTTTTGCCCTATTTAGATCCAAAAAAGTTCTCTGTTCATTGGACCCGTCCAATGCAGTCCACTTTAGTGCAAAATTGACCTTCTGCTTATTAGGCATAAAACTATGGTCATACATGACCGGTCCATAATGGGTATAAATCACCGTATCCAAAAAGGCCGAGTCTCCCTGTACCGCAATCTCCTCTATTCGATGGGTACTTTGGATCCACTGGTCATTATAGCGGTATTCCAACCTGTTTTCATCCTTGAATTCAATCGAATACCAGTCCCTTACATCCCGGGTTGCATTGGTCACTCCCCAAGCAATGTCCTCATTGAAGCCACTAATGACCCCCAAGGCCCCTGGCAAAGATGCGCCCTTGACCGTGTAGGCCGGGGTACTTAATTGAAGTGTAAACCAAAGACTGGGCAGGTTCAATCCCAAATGTGGATCATTGGCTAAGATAGGGTTTCCACTCTGTGTTTTGGCTCCTGATACTGCCCAATTATTGGAACCCACACCCGGCTCCGGATCAGGCAGTGCTTCCTGTAAAATAGAAAAATCAGGATAATCCAATCCCTCCGGCCGCTGCACTTCTAGGGGAATGAAATCCCACTTTTTGTCCATTTCAATTACGGGATCATTTACACCAGGATAATCCGGAAAAAACTTGTTCATCCCTGCTTCTCCCAGCACTTTTCTGAGATGGGTATACTCTACATCCTTATCTCCCACCAACATATCTGCCATATACTTCAATAAAAGCACCGTCTTATAGGGCGTCCAAGGCTCCGGACGATAATCAAGGAGTTTATATTCTACCGGCAATTCCCCCATATCCATCTGATCGATATACTGGTTCACTCCAGAGGCATAAGCTTCAATTAGTGATAATGTCTCTGGATCATTGTTTTTTATATATTCCAAGCCTGCTTCAGCTCCATAGCCCAGCCCCTTTCTCCTTTGCATACGATCAAATTCTAAAGCCACTGGCCCCACAATTTCTGCAATGCGTCCTGCCGCTGCCCGGGTCTGAAATTCCATTTGCCACAGCCTGTGTCTAGCAGTAACATAGCCTTGGGCCATCATAAGGTCATGCTCATTTTGTGCGAAAATATGTGGAATTAGATTTTCGTCGTAATTGATCTTCACTTCCGCTTCGAGTCCGGTGATTTTTACCGACTTTTTGACCGTTTCATCTTCGCTGTAGGAATTTTGCCAGAACCCATGAAAGGGGTCCATGAGGTAGCCCAAAGGAGGCACTGGTCCAAGCTTTACAGAAAGCCCTACAGCCAAAATCAAAGTAAAAATAAACACGATTAAAAAACCGAAGTATTTCATAGTTTATAGCACTAATTGAGGTTCGAATTGATCCTTACTCAATGATTGAATTTTATGAATGACACATTTCCCTATGTATATCCACAAACAATTCTAATATAAACTTCTTTTTTACAGTTTTCCATCAAATCAGCTTATAAAATTGAAACTCGTTGGAGTAGGCAGTCAAATAGTATTATCTCGAAAGATGTTTTATTGCGGGGAGGTTGATCCGCCTTGGCGGAGGCCGGCCTGGGCCTAGAGGGAAGAAGCTTTAGCTGTGTCTTGATTTTTCTCCCGAAATTTTCGGGACAGGTTTGCTTCGTTTCTTTTCATCTAAGATAAATGCCTGGCATTCATGAAGGCCATAAAAAAACAATAGTCCCTGAATAAATGAAATGAAGAGTCAAACTTAGTAAACAGTTCTAATGGCTACTGAAATACTTTCAATTGTTAGCTTTTGAAATATAATTTCAAATATTAAAAAAGCCCTAAGTCCATGACTTAAGGCTTTCTGTTGATGATTTAAATTTTCATTTAATCGCTATTGGCAGCAACAATTTCTCCCATCTTATGACCAATCCAGGTTCTTCAACTGTGATTTTCAATTGCTCTTGGTTTTCTTCGAGCCATTGTGGACTCACTTGAACACGCAATACATCTTTCTCCTCCTTATACTGATAATGGCCATGTTCCAAATTCCACTCTGAATTAAAAATCACTGTCCAATCTCCTTCTTTTTGTGGGATGGTGAATATGGAGTATTTACCAGCAGCCAAAGCCTCTCCCTCTACTTCTACATCCTGTGGAAGATCAATATAGGTCGCTTCATTGGCTCCAGTCCTCCATACTTCTCCATATGCCTCCAAATCTCCCCAAATCACTCGTCCCTTGACAGATGGAGCTCCATATTGTATACTTACCTTTTTATCTCCTATCATCCCTTCATCTTTTTTCAAAGGACTTGCTCTTTCTTCCTCTTCCATTGCCATCTCCTCCATATCCCCCATACCATTCGACGCTTTACTCTCCTCCTTTGCTCCACAACTGACCAAAAAGACACTTATCAATACGAAT is from Echinicola marina and encodes:
- a CDS encoding penicillin acylase family protein, with amino-acid sequence MKYFGFLIVFIFTLILAVGLSVKLGPVPPLGYLMDPFHGFWQNSYSEDETVKKSVKITGLEAEVKINYDENLIPHIFAQNEHDLMMAQGYVTARHRLWQMEFQTRAAAGRIAEIVGPVALEFDRMQRRKGLGYGAEAGLEYIKNNDPETLSLIEAYASGVNQYIDQMDMGELPVEYKLLDYRPEPWTPYKTVLLLKYMADMLVGDKDVEYTHLRKVLGEAGMNKFFPDYPGVNDPVIEMDKKWDFIPLEVQRPEGLDYPDFSILQEALPDPEPGVGSNNWAVSGAKTQSGNPILANDPHLGLNLPSLWFTLQLSTPAYTVKGASLPGALGVISGFNEDIAWGVTNATRDVRDWYSIEFKDENRLEYRYNDQWIQSTHRIEEIAVQGDSAFLDTVIYTHYGPVMYDHSFMPNKQKVNFALKWTALDGSNEQRTFLDLNRAKDHDDFIAALDHFTAPAQNFAFASKEGDIALKVQGKFPLKWPEQGKYLMDGNDARYEWTGYIPNEQNPATLNPDRGFVSSANQYSVGSDYPYYIFDDSFEEYRNRRINSRLTEMQDISVEDIKSLQFDDYNLHAAEVLPVMLNYLTADSSQVFESPATALIDTLSRWDFYADPEKTAPVIFDIWWEKLRSSVWRKLSEIPGAIVLPDNYRTAKFLIETPNDSIFDQAATNAKVETASDHIESTFFEAVEEWSTLVEKDENLNWYRYKGTSILHLVPNFAAFSHQNIKTGGGKSIINATSSRHGASWRMVVELGDKVNAFGIYPGGQSGNPGSKFYDNMIPLWAEGKYLDFGLRSSDQTEHLLYSTTMVPN
- a CDS encoding DUF2911 domain-containing protein; translation: MKKSTTLFLMLFVLISVFLVSCGAKEESKASNGMGDMEEMAMEEEERASPLKKDEGMIGDKKVSIQYGAPSVKGRVIWGDLEAYGEVWRTGANEATYIDLPQDVEVEGEALAAGKYSIFTIPQKEGDWTVIFNSEWNLEHGHYQYKEEKDVLRVQVSPQWLEENQEQLKITVEEPGLVIRWEKLLLPIAIK
- a CDS encoding UpxY family transcription antiterminator, which encodes MNSERNWFVMYTAPRAEKKVAKRLEENNIEVYLPIIEEIRQWSDRKKKVQRPLFNGYIFVRIEHNRLWEALQVQGAVKFVNFSGTHARVREEEIEAIKRIVNTGVAVEVDSSEIQEGEKVKILGGPLQGFEGECIQKGNQDYFIIRVPSIHQTVMVNVPRKFLEVIS